The genomic interval TGACTACATAAAAAGTGCAAGCATCCACTCTATTTTCCTCTAAATTGTATTACAGAACTATAGTCAGTTCCTTTGTGTCAGTTTTAATGTAAGTGCAAAGTAGCTTTCATTAATTTGCTGAAGATTGAAATTTGACCAGGCAGTGGCAAGAGGACTAAAAGATCCTTCATTCCGTGTGATtcaaaaccattttgcaaTCTCAGGAAATCTGGGAGAGGTGGCTGCTAAGGTaatgtatatttatatactGGTAGCATGTATGATTCCTTATAGATTAAAGAGAGCTTTACcttaattaaaaacttttttcccTGTATGACTGATATGTAAGGTCAGTTTTACAAAATGAAGTTGTCTTAGTAATTAGTTGACCAATATTTTCAGGAGGAAGTTTGGGAAGTAACTGCTCAGCTGCTTGGTCTTTATCTTGGCATACTGATCCTGGTGTGTAGTGTAGTTATTCAGGATACTTTCTGGATGGATGTCAATTCATGAGCAACTGAACGTTTCTTGCTTCAACATGTTATATTTGAGTATTGACAATCATAAATGCAGGATACTCCTGACCTTGTAAAATCATATCCAGTGTTGGTGTCGACATGGGGAAGCATGCGGCTTCTTCACCTCTGGTTACGTTATCTGTCACTTTCAGCTCTACGATTTAACACAGTAAGTATGCTCTAGTTCTAACTGACTCCTTTCCCTCAGAGAGGCTGAATCAGGCCTAATATGTGAACTCTATTGGGATAGAGACATAATTAAATGCCAAGTTCTCTATCATAATTGTTTATGTTCTCTTAGAATCAATTTTATGCACATGCTGGACAGTGAGGATAAGGGTCAAAGGAAAACTTATAGGAATGCAGAAACAGAGTTCAAGTGTTTGATAtgggtttcttttttattttttggacaGATAAATCTTAAGCGTGCACGTGTTCTGGTAAAATCACATGTTTTACACTCTAGAGTTCCTGGTAAAGTTATATTCCTTTTGAACTATTGCttataagaaatatattgTTCCAACAGCAACGacccattcttttttttttgctctacAGGATGCAATGAGTGCAATAGGGAAGAAAATATATTGTCATGGCAGAGATTCATAAGGCCACGGATTATTTTTGGTGTGGCCATGGAGGAGATATTAGGTGGTGGGAGATCCATTTCCATGGTATTGCCTGATTTCTTTTGCTGCTCATATATGAATAGTAAATGGATCAATGATGATAATAACAACAAATTTTGCCAGGAAAGATTCCATTTTTGATAATTCAAGccgcttttcttttctttttcttcctagAACAGCTGAGGACTCTCCTGAGAATATATGCAAGGGAAAAATATATTCTCATGGTGAACCAACAGCGAAAAGATTTCGAGGTCTTTGTTTCATTCAAGGTATGTGTGTAAGTTTTGCATAGCATATTTTCATGAGGTTAACTCTTCAACTTTAATCAGGCCTAAAACTGACTACAGGCTGGTGCTACAAGCATATCAGTCTTGCGTAGCGTGTGGCAAACTTACTGGCTACACGAAAACCTGAATGTCTCGGAAAATATCTTTGATCAGCTCGTGAAAAGTTTGTCTGAGATGGATGATAGGTTCAAAGAATTCATCCAACAGTTGGATAATGCTGGATGGGACACTcatcaaattaatttgagGGTCCCCAAGGAAATCTCCATTGATGAATGCCATGTTTAAGTTTCAACACTCAAAATATGATGATCAAACAGCATATTTTCACACTAGGAACCAGAGCTGCCGTGTGCCCGGAAAGAAAAGTGCACTTGGGCAAAACAGACATGCTCTGCATGTTGAGGTACCAGGCAGGCAATGAGCAAAAGTGCCAAGTTTCCCATGCAGCTGAGGCACTGAGCTACTATGGCCACCTGCCATGGTAGGATCCTTTTGATGGGGCAATAATTCGAGGTTGTACATTGGAGGGACAGTATAAGATTGtttccttttattatttttgttattttttacattaaaaaggCTATAGTTTGTTGTTTCCACCTTTTTATTCTTCATCAaaagttattataaaattgaaagtaAATACTAAAATGTAAGATAAtagtatttaaaatttaacatt from Theobroma cacao cultivar B97-61/B2 chromosome 5, Criollo_cocoa_genome_V2, whole genome shotgun sequence carries:
- the LOC18597551 gene encoding protein root UVB sensitive 5 isoform X1; translation: MSCSYTSQISFPSRIFPSRRNSIEKRLRHLQNLHSSKEGQQEPDGDRNSESQDQVILVERYGNGTIKRYMLGDDLQIRAFLGKHVSTSNEFQDSHLSDPNLSWLPGILKDFILPAGLPGSVSDDYLQYMLLQFPTNVTGWICHTLVTSSLLKAVGVGSFSGTSAAASAAAIRWVSKDGIGAVGRLFIGGRFGNLFDDDPKQWRMYADFIGSAGSIFDLTTQVYPAYFLPLASLGNLAKAVARGLKDPSFRVIQNHFAISGNLGEVAAKEEVWEVTAQLLGLYLGILILDTPDLVKSYPVLVSTWGSMRLLHLWLRYLSLSALRFNTINLKRARVLVKSHVLHSRVPGCNECNREENILSWQRFIRPRIIFGVAMEEILGGGRSISMLRTLLRIYAREKYILMVNQQRKDFEVFVSFKAGATSISVLRSVWQTYWLHENLNVSENIFDQLVKSLSEMDDRFKEFIQQLDNAGWDTHQINLRVPKEISIDECHV
- the LOC18597551 gene encoding protein root UVB sensitive 5 isoform X2, whose translation is MLGDDLQIRAFLGKHVSTSNEFQDSHLSDPNLSWLPGILKDFILPAGLPGSVSDDYLQYMLLQFPTNVTGWICHTLVTSSLLKAVGVGSFSGTSAAASAAAIRWVSKDGIGAVGRLFIGGRFGNLFDDDPKQWRMYADFIGSAGSIFDLTTQVYPAYFLPLASLGNLAKAVARGLKDPSFRVIQNHFAISGNLGEVAAKEEVWEVTAQLLGLYLGILILDTPDLVKSYPVLVSTWGSMRLLHLWLRYLSLSALRFNTINLKRARVLVKSHVLHSRVPGCNECNREENILSWQRFIRPRIIFGVAMEEILGGGRSISMLRTLLRIYAREKYILMVNQQRKDFEVFVSFKAGATSISVLRSVWQTYWLHENLNVSENIFDQLVKSLSEMDDRFKEFIQQLDNAGWDTHQINLRVPKEISIDECHV